ATCGCTCTCTGTTGTCTCTGGGACCTCTGACTGGCCCAGGTTCCCCTACCCGGACACCACCTTCGCAATTTACAGGCCTTTGCTGCTTTGTTCTCCAGCTGCTGTGGCCACTTCCACTCCAGGTTTTCCCAAAGAGCCTTACTGAGACCAGTTGCACCTGTTTGGCTCTAGCAGGGAAGGTGGCCAAACTCTTGAGTGGTACAAGGGTGTATGTGTGCATTTACATGTTTTAAATGTGTTACATTCTGTCCTGTTCCAGCAAAAACAAAGTTCCGTCCACTGTGTCATTAAAGATTTATTAGCTGGCGATGGAGAAAcacctttgtttgtttgttttagctgcGCTGCCCAGCACGCAGTgtcttaatttcctgaccaggggtgaacccaggccccctgcagtggaagcagagtcttaaccgctggacagCTAGAGAAGTCCCGGTTGGTCTCTAGAGGATGATGTCGTGGAAGCAAAGAACTTGGATGTCCCTGCAGGATGCTTTGGAAGAGCTTTACAGCTCTGCCAGGGAACCTcctggggggtggcggggggaatGGCCAGAGACAATCTCAGTGAGAGTGCCTCCTCCTTCAGATCAGTCTCCAAGGACCATTTGACCTGTGAACTCTAGAAGTCCTGAAAACCTGACTCTTAAAAAATCTGCGATGCAGAGGACTCCCGAGAAAGTTGCTCTCCAAGTGGTGTTTTATATTCCAGTAAGTTTGTCTTTAGGCTAGagaagctgggcttcccaggtggcactagtggtaaagagtccgcctgttagtggaggagacacaagagataagGGTTCAACCtttgggtcagggaagatcccctcgtGTAGGAAAttgcagtccactccagtattcttgcctggagaattccatgggcagaggagcctggcgggctatggtccatggggcggcaaagtcagacgtggctgagcacacacacaactggAGAAGCTTAGTAAACACCAGGGAAGGTGCTAGGGGTGGTGCTTGGCTCCTGAAACTTTCAGTACCCAGATCCATAAGGCAGCTCAATGCTCCAAACTTCAGACCTGCTGGACATTGCCTGGATGTTTTGCCTAGATCTCAGACTCAACCTGTCCCAAACTGAATTCAGTATCTTCCCACCTACCACAACTTCAGGTCTTCTATGTCCTCATTTCAGCAAATGACAAAACTATTCATCTATTTACTCAAGCCAGAAACCTAGGAGTTACCCAGGACGCCCTCATATCTCCTACCTCCCATATCTAAATTCCATGTTGCCTAATCCAGTAGCAAATTCTGTGCTCTCATTTTACCCAGCAGCTCAGCCGCATCAGATGTCCACTCACTCTGGAATACACTCTCTTAGTGTCCATAACTTCACACTCTGTCGATTTTCCTCCTACCTCACCTTCTCTTCccttgttgttgagtcactcagtcatgtctgactctgcgaccccatggactgtagcctgccaggctcctctgtccatgggatttcccaggcaagaatactggaatgggttgccttttcctgttccaggagatcttcctgacccagggatcagtccTCCTCTCTCtcgcattggcaagcggattctttaccagtgagccaccagggaagcccttttcctctcttctgctcAACTGCTAAATGTCAGAGTACCCCAAATCTTAGTCTTGCCTACCTAGATTCTTGTACTAGTTATTCTTCTCGAATTCCCAAACTTTAAGTAGTGTTTAAATGACAGAGACTACCAAATCTGAATTTCCAGCCCTCATCTTGCCTCTAACCCTTAGGCTCataaatccacctgccaacttgATGTGGGTCTTCACTTGCTTTGTCCCAACCACACTTCCGATGCCTTTTGTGTTCCATCCTgcatctcattttcctcatcccAATATTAGTCACCATCCATCTGCCAAGCTGCCCAACACTCAAAACCTGCAAGCCATGCTTGATTCTACCCTTTCTCCCATCTCACTAGTTCAAAGCCAACAAAACCTTTAGGTCTATCTCCAGGATATGCATCTACTTCTTTTCATCTTCACCCGCCATCAACCCAGGCCAACTCATCAACGTCTCTTGCTGGAAAACTGCAGTAACGCATCTCCCTGCTTCTTACTCTTGCCCTCCTCtggttcattctttttaaaactatttatgacagaggaatacccagcagataaaggaacaggataaatgcccaccaaaccaaacaaaagaggaagagatagggaatctacctgataaagaattccaaataatgatagtgaaattgatccaaaatcttgaaattaaaatggaatcacagataaatagcctggagacaaggattgagaagatgcaagaaaggtttaacaaggacctagaagaaataaaaaagagtcaatatataatgaataatgcaataaatgaaattaaaaacactctggagccaacaaatagtagaataacagaggcagaagataggattagtgaattagaagatagaatggtagaaataaatgaatcagagaggataaaagaaaaacgaattaaaagaaatgaggacaatctcagagacctccaggacaatattaaacgctacaacattcaaatcataggggttccagaagaagaagacaaaaagaaagaccatgagaaaatacttgaggagataatagttgaaaacttcctaaaatggggaaggaaataatcacccaagtccaagaaacccagagagtcccaaacaggataaaaccaaggagaaacaccccaagacacatattaatcaaattaacaaagatcagacacaaagaacaaatattaaaagcagcaagggaaaaacaacaaataacacacaagggaattcccataaggataacagctgatctttcaatagaaactcttcaagccaggagggaatggcaagacatacttaaaatgatgaaagaaaataacctacagcccagattattgtacccagcaaggatctcattcaagtatgaaggagaaatcaaaagcttttcagacaagcaaaagctgagagaattctgcaccaccaaaccagctctcaacaaatactaaaggatattctctagacaggaaacacaaaaatggtgtataaactcaacccaaaacaataaagtaaatggcaacgggatcatacttattagtaattaccttaaatgtaaatgggttgaatgccccaaccaaaagacaaagactggctgaatggatacaaaaacaagaccctacatatgttgtctacaagacacccacctcaaaacaggggacacatacagactgaaagtgaagggctggaaaaagattttccatgcaaattgggaccaaaagaaagcaggagtcacaatactcgtatcagataaattagactttaaaacaaaggctgtgaaaagagacaaagaaggtcactacataatgatcaaaggatcaatccaagaagaagatataacaattataaatatatatccacccaacatgggagcaccgcagtatgtaagacaaatcctaacaagtatgaaaggagaaattaacaataacacaataatagtgggagactttaataccccactcacacttatggatagatcaactaaacagaaaattaacaaggaaaaaaaaacaaaacaaaacatgtatctataaagctcactaaagcaaagcacagtaaaatgaggtatggcaataaaaggcgttaaatttatcaaaaaaaaataaataaagtgctgaaaaattaaaaaaaaaaaaaaaagattaccctGTACAATAATATTACTGGGTTGGACTGCAatgttcaaaatggataaccaacaagaaccaattgaatagcacatgaaactctactcaatattatgtgccagcctggatgggaggagggtttcAGGGATAGTGGataatggatatatgtatggctgagtcccttcactgttcagctgaaactaccacaacattgttaattggctataccccaatacaaaataaaaaatttaaagattgaaataaaaaaaaaaaaaaactatttatttatttttggctgcactgaatctttgtgagggctttctctagttgtggtgagtgggggctactccctagttgccaTACgagagcttctcactgcagtggcttctcttgttgtggggcatgggctctagggcatgtgggcttcaacagttgcagcacaggctcagtagtcatggtgcactggcttagttgttagctgacatgtggaatcttcctggatcagggattgacctggtgtctcctgcactggcagatggatgcCACCTTATCTTCTTAACCACagcaccaccaggcaagtccttccTCCAGTTCATTCTTAACACAGCAGTAAGAGGGTtcagaaatatgaaatatgatCATATGGCCCCCCTGCCTAAAATCCTTCAAAAGGTCCCCATATacttaaaatccaaaataaaataaaatatgaaataaaatcaatggttgattgatctgatctgatctctttttacttctccaacaccacatcccACCACTATCCCCCTTGTTTGTTCACAGCATTCCTGCCACACTGGAACTCTTTTTGCATTTAGAACAtgccaagaaggcaatggcaccccactccagtacttttgcctggaaaatcccatggacggagaagcctggtaggctgcagtccatggggtcgctaagagtcagacatgactgagcaacttcactttcacttttcactttcatgcattagagaaggaaatggcaccccactccagtgttcttgcctggagaatcccagggacagaggagcctagtgggctgctgtctatggggtcgcacagagtcagacacgactgaagcgacttcgcagcagcagcagcagcaacaagcctTCCCTGCTTTAACCACTGGTGTTCTCTATACCTACTACTCTATTCcccttgatttttctttaatgtttttaaaaaatatttatttgactgcgccaggtcttagttgcaacatgcaggatctttgatcgtCATTGCAGCATTTGGAAtatttaattgcagcatgtggaatctagtttcctgaccagggactgaacctgggccccctgcattgggtgtgcagagtcttagccactggaccaccagggaagtcccctattcCCCttgatttattaataattactcAGGTTAAATGTCAATTTCTCAAAGACAAGTAACAAAAACACTAAAAGTGGTTTGACCAATAAAGGGATTTATTATCTTGTATAACCAGAGTCTTAAATCAGGGCATCTTTGTaacctattttaaaataagtggcTCAGCAATGTTATCAAGGATCCAGGTCCTTTCTATCTTGCTATCTACCATAGTACTTATCACCATTTGAGACaatatacccactccagtgttcttgcctggagaatcccagggacggggaagcctggtgggctgctgtctatggggttgcacagactcagacacgactgaagcgacttcgcagcagcagcagtgtaggaGTTATCCCAGATTCTGAAGCCAAACTGCTTAAATTTGTAACCTGGCTACCACTTTACTAGCTGTAGAGTTAAATTACTCAATCCCTCAGtttctgtatctgtaaaatggagatgatgattATAATATTAACTACCTCAGAGGGCTGATTTGAGGACTGAATGAatagctgtgaggattaaatatgtaaaattgaaACAGCTTCCCTAGTTCccctagaggatgagatggttgcatggcatcatcaactcaatggacatgtgtgtgtgtgtgtgttttagtcgctcaaccgtgtccgactcttggcgaccccacagactgcagccaacccggcttctctgtccatgggattctcaggcaagaatactggagtggattgccattcctttctccagaggatcttccagacccagggatcgaaccctggtctctggcattgcaggcagattttttaccttttAGGTTACAGAGAAGtcctcaatggacacgaatttgagcaaactcctagagagtgaagaatagggaagcctggcatgctgcagtctatggggtcgcagagtcggtcacgactgagcgactgaacaacaaccctagTTCTAGTTCATTCCTCAGGCTCAGTTTTATCCTGGAGACATTCCTGTATCGTTTTAATAAGCTCCCCTCTCTCCTTTAAATCATTCGTTTCTGGGATTCGCCACGAGGCTCCCCGCTCTGTCATTTCGCTTTGGTGCCATCTGGCGCCCCAAAGGGAAGTGACGCGCTTGCGCTCTCCAACCTCTGCCCTTTGTCTCTTCCCCTGGTCGAATCTGGTACCTATATCTTTAAGGTTCTCGGTCAAGACTCAAGAATTCAGGGGCGGGAGCCAAGGAACGCCCGCTTGAAGTCCGCTCAGGTTGGTCCAGTCCGGGTAAGGGGAGGGATTTAGCGAGCTCCACATAAGTAATTGGTCTTTCCTTCAGCCCCGCCCCCGTGAAGCAATCACAAACGCCTGTGATTGGTCAGGGGCTCTGGAGGCGGGGGCTCCGAGCTTGGCTCCCGGTTCTCCCAGACGGTCCCGGCGGCAGCTCGGTGGGCGGCATGTCCGCGAGTGAAGAGATGCTTGGAGGTGCCAGAGGAGAGAGCACTACTGCTACCGGCCCCTTCAGCTTCAGCTCGGAACCAACGCTGGAGGACATGTAAGCCGTCCTTGCCCAGCCTGAGCTGGGGAGAtcgcccctcctccctcctttcgGGTAGGGTCCCTCCACGTGTTCGGAAAAAAAGGCTAGTGGCTGTGCTCAGGTCCTAGTTCTGGGGGCTGACCGCAGGCGAAACTTCTAACCttctcctctgcaaaatgggCTTAACTATACACATCTGAGGCAGGGGACCTACCGGAGTACGGTGATGCTTCTGCCCTGCCTCTGTCCTCCAGGAGCGGGAGGTAGGATGGGAGCAAATGTAGTGTTGAGACATCgaaaacatttctttctggagGAAATCCAGGAGGGCTTCTTGGGGGAAGTGTCCTGGGGCTGCATTCTGTAAAATCAATAGGATTTAGATATGCAGAGACAGGGTTATTCCGGGTGGAGGAAAACTGCAGAAGCAGCAACAGgaaatggaataaagaaaatgagggTATTATTAGATTTCGATAGTTTAGGGTCTGTGTAAGGAtgcacccattttacagatgagaaaaccaaatcCTCTAAAAAAGAGATGACCTGTTTAGGCCATCCAAAGAATTAGTTGCAGAATCCTCTCTGACTCGCATGCCCCCATTGCATCTCACTGAGTACCTGCCAGGGCCCTGcatctcctcccccatcccctaaCCTTGGACCTGGACTTCCACCCCTTTCTCCCATTCTAGTCGCCGCCTCCATGCTGAGTTCGCTGCTGAACGAGACTGGGAGCAGTTCCATCAGCCTCGAAACCTCCTCCTGGCCTTGGTGGGGGAAGTTGGGGAGCTGGCAGAGCTCTTGTGAGTAGATGACAGGTTTTCTGGAAGAGTCTGTgttgaggaggggaggggaggattcATTTGACCATCAAATATCCATGGATCCAGTTTCCGCTCCTCACTACCAAGCTCTTCTGTACCTGGTTGCTGGGCATCCAGAGAGATGACTTATGGGTCTGCTGCCCTTTAGGGGCTCCCAGTCTCCTGGGAGAGAAAGGTGTAAAAACAGCAAGGCAGATCCAGGTCTGAGAAGGGGTGGTGGGAACCTTCCTATACCTCTGCCTCTGGGGTAGAAAGGCTGGTCTTCTATAGAAGGCATTCCAGAGAGGGGGAACCACATTTGCAAAGGTAGTGAGATGGAAAAGGGCGAGTTAAATTCAGTGAGAATGTAGGAATTCAGCGATAATGTAGGATTCCTTTAGTGTAAGCTTCTTGACAAAGGGTGAGGGTTTTGTATCTGTCTTGTTCTCTGGTGTGTCTCAAGTACCCGACACACAATAAGTACTCAATACATAAATCTCTTGTGGCTGCGGAGGAGAGGGGTAGGATAGGAACACAGAATGGTAGGATTTGGCTGGGAAGTAATGGAGTTCTGGACAGAACACCTGACCCGATTTGAGTGGTAGAAAGATCACTGTACCTGCAGAGTGGATTTGATCCCCTAGGAGAATTGTGTCAGGGGAGATCAGTGAGGAGGCTGGTGTAGACGAGGCAAAATGTGGTGAGGACTAAACCAGGGTAGTCTCAGGGGCATGGAGAAATGACAGCACAGATGTGTGGGAAGgcaatccattcattcattcattacggTCCATGAGCACCGTCTGGGTGCTAGGTCATCTAGAATCAAGATATGGTCTTGAACAAGATGGATACGCTCACAGTGCAAAGAGACTGACAATAAATAAGTGAACTAACTTTAAAAGATATGGAATTGTGACAAGTTCTAGGAGGCAAATAACACGAGGTGTTGAGAAAGAAAGTAACAGAGGGAGAAGGCTGTTCTAAGGAGGtaacatttgagctgagacctgatgGGAAGCATGGGTCGGGTAGAGCATTCAAGGTTGCGGGAGCAgagtaagtgcaaaggccctgtgacAGTTTGGCCTATTTGCAAGACAGACGAGGCCAGAATGAGTGGCTttaagggggtgggggggccagGTGAGAGGGAGCGTGGTGGATAATGACATTGGCAGAGACAGGAGTCATTTCATACAGAACCTGGAGGGCGAGgtaggagtttggattttattccaaaAACAGTTGGAGgagttgtcatttttgtttttggctgtgctgggtctttgttgctgcatgtgagctttctctagttgcagtgagtagggtCTACTCTCTAggtgtagtggcttctcttgttgcagagcatggactctggggcattcgagcttcagtagttgcagtgcatgggctcacagttgtggcacatgggcttagctgcccctatggcatgtggaatcttcccggactagggatcgaacccatgtcccctgcattggcaggcagattcttaaccactggaccaccagagaagtccagctGGGGGAGTTTTAAGCAGGGGAGGGATGAAATgtaatttgttcttttaaaagatgGTATGGTAAgaagcagagaaggcgatggcaccccactccagtactctcgcctggaaaatcccatggacggaggagcctggtgggctgcagtccatggggtagctaagagtcagacaggactaagcgacttcactttcacttttcactttcatgcattggagaaggaaatggcaacccactccagtgttcttgcctggagaaccccagggatgggggagcctggtggactaccatctatggggtcacacagagttggacacgactgaagcgacttagcagcagcagcagcagcagggtaagaAGAGAAGATGAGTTAGCAGACTTTTGCAGTGGTCCAGGTCTAAGGTTTAGTCTGGGGTAGAAATGACGGGGTTGGCAGGTAGGACTGGGTCCCAATAAGTGAAATGTCCTCTCCTTGGCTTAGGTAGGGACACAGAGGTCTGGGTGAATCATCTGATGAGGTCTCTTCCCCACCATAAGGAGTCCAGGGCCCAGATGGGTTGACTTGTCCTGGAAGAAACTTCCTAGGAGGTGGGAGTTCACTGCTTCAAGATGTGGGCTGCTCCTGAGAGAGGTGGAACCCACTGTCCTAGctagcatctgtgtgtgtgtgcctgtcttGTGTCTTCTGTCCCCAGTCAGTGGAAGCCTGATGAGGAGCCTGGGCCCCAAGCCTGGTCCCCCAGGGAACGAGCAGCCCTTCAAGAGGAGCTCAGTGATGTCCTCATCTACCTGGTAGCATTGGCAGCCCGCTGCCGTGTAGACCTGCCCCAAGCAGTGCTCTGCAAGATGGACACCAACCGGCGACGCTACCCAGCGCATCTATCCCGTGGTTCTGCCTGCAAGTATACAGACTTGCCCCACGGGGCCACCTCTGAAAACCAGGCCATGGGGCCTGCAGACCCTGCCTCTGAGTCCACAGGTCAAGTCTCAACCTAGAAACATGGGCACAGAACCTGCAGCTCAGCATGGC
This genomic interval from Bos mutus isolate GX-2022 chromosome 25, NWIPB_WYAK_1.1, whole genome shotgun sequence contains the following:
- the DCTPP1 gene encoding dCTP pyrophosphatase 1 — encoded protein: MSASEEMLGGARGESTTATGPFSFSSEPTLEDIRRLHAEFAAERDWEQFHQPRNLLLALVGEVGELAELFQWKPDEEPGPQAWSPRERAALQEELSDVLIYLVALAARCRVDLPQAVLCKMDTNRRRYPAHLSRGSACKYTDLPHGATSENQAMGPADPASESTGQVST